A single region of the Mannheimia bovis genome encodes:
- a CDS encoding YadA C-terminal domain-containing protein, whose product MADGVKPTDAVNKRQLDKVSADLDKTKRKLKAGVAGAVAVANIPQVTQAGANLLGVGVGNYNGESAIAVGYSKASDNNKVILKMSAGATTQGDYTFGAGMGYQWK is encoded by the coding sequence GTGGCTGATGGTGTTAAACCAACCGATGCGGTTAATAAGCGTCAATTAGATAAAGTATCTGCGGATCTCGATAAAACCAAACGCAAATTAAAAGCAGGCGTTGCTGGTGCTGTTGCAGTTGCTAACATTCCACAAGTAACGCAAGCTGGGGCTAACTTATTGGGTGTTGGTGTAGGTAACTATAATGGAGAAAGTGCAATTGCTGTAGGTTACTCTAAAGCATCAGATAATAATAAAGTTATCTTAAAAATGAGTGCCGGAGCAACTACACAAGGTGATTACACCTTTGGAGCCGGTATGGGTTATCAGTGGAAATAA